From a region of the Penaeus vannamei isolate JL-2024 chromosome 2, ASM4276789v1, whole genome shotgun sequence genome:
- the LOC113809278 gene encoding uncharacterized protein, with protein MSPRDAYSVILNVWDESLPFCPSPFALLPGLEDLGCMYQIAYSQTWNNSRQTCRGVGGDLAVPSGPAQYNRMRAHYRIKIPSGLWWVGIYNNVWLTGRAGVAAEWNAGQPTGGTELCGAMLTASIMADYLCSTGYWALCQLIKNFVQWLPEVYNIQP; from the exons ATGTCGCCCAGAGATGCATACTCCGTCATTTTGAATGTGTGGGATGAGTCTCTGC ccTTCTGCCCCtcgcccttcgccctcctccccggCCTGGAGGACCTCGGCTGCATGTACCAGATCGCCTACTCCCAGACCTGGAACAACAGCCGCCAAACCTGCCGGGGCGTGGGCGGCGACCTGGCCGTTCCATCCGGTCCCGCACAGTACAATAGGATGAGGGCGCATTACAGGATAAAGATACCAA GCGGCCTTTGGTGGGTGGGAATCTACAACAACGTGTGGCTGACCGGGCGAGCGGGCGTGGCGGCTGAGTGGAACGCCGGGCAGCCCACCGGGGGAACGGAGCTATGTGGGGCCATGTTGACTGCCTCCATCATGGCCGATTACCTGTGCTCTACTGGATACTGGGCGCTGTGCCAG TTAATCAAGAACTTTGTGCAGTGGCTTCCGGAAGTCTACAATATACAACCGTAA
- the LOC113809282 gene encoding uncharacterized protein: protein MRYTFFLGLFLFFGCITHIECTPKAACNQTVACQPVTEECVNGVCECQKNHYISFTTNLEILCTPAPACSPDCEENQACIDGHCYCERGRVYVNDRCRLMAGFRKHCSTYAVLCDISANLSCAKSTCMCLETHWFDPETNSCQHKQQYLDANNVTEYKVRPEEYCRTPSDCITGLNCTDFLCKCPESCEFKQDKEVCDCGDAEVSITWPVIVGIFLGIIIVSCWAGAITAILPD, encoded by the exons ATGAGGTACACTTTCTTCCTgggtttgtttctcttcttcggtTGCATAACACACATAG aatgcACGCCAAAAGCAGCTTGCAACCAAACTGTGGCTTGCCAACCAGTGACCGAAGAGTGTGTTAATGGGGTTTGTGAATGTCAAAAGAATCACTACATTTCATTCACCACTAATCTTGAGATTCTGTGCACGCCAG CGCCGGCATGTAGCCCAGATTGCGAAGAGAACCAAGCGTGTATTGACGGTCACTGTTACTGTGAGCGTGGAAGGGTTTACGTCAATGACAGATGCCGACTCA TGGCAGGCTTTCGGAAACACTGTTCCACTTACGCGGTTCTCTGTGACATCAGCGCCAACCTGTCCTGCGCCAAAAGCACCTGTATGTGTCTCGA GACGCACTGGTTTGATCCTGAGACTAACAGCTGCCAACATAAACAGCAATACCTGGATGCAAACAACGTCACAG AGTACAAAGTCCGCCCGGAAGAATATTGCCGAACACCTAGTGACTGTATAACAGGGCTTAACTGCACTGACTTCCTGTGCAAATGTCCAGA GTCCTGTGAATTTAAGCAAGATAAAGAAGTGTGTGACTGCGGAGATGCCGAAGTGAGCATCACGTGGCCAGTCATCGTTGGTATATTTCTTGGAATTATAATAGTTTCGTGTTGGGCAGGTGCTATCACTGCCATACTGCCGGATTAA